A portion of the Bacteroides faecium genome contains these proteins:
- a CDS encoding TonB-dependent receptor — MENNKIMCSILVKIRKYILTITFFLVILPVFAENSTIDQQEHFTFELKDTSIKDVLSLIEKKSQYIFLYYETAIDISKKVTLKVRDKSISELLDILFAGSSIHYEIKNRQIILSKASEVSQQVIKEKKITGHVRDKNGEAIIGGNILVKGSSIGTITDMDGAYSLKVPENAILVVSFIGYKTKEVPVGRQNVINIVLSDNQEVLDEVVVIGYGTQKKADLTGAVANISADKLSSQSNTNIGQALQGKIAGVDIVSQGGAPGAGTRIMIRGIGTLNNATPLYIVDGMYMDNIDHLNPNDIESIDVLKDASSAAIYGSRAANGVVIVTTKSGSNTEGKPIIDLSANIGVQAPAKYLDMLNASEWAKVTGSARAAANKAALDMALDLDSKEDNDWQRVMMKPALMQNYNVTIKGGTNYFSYYTGLGYMNQDGIIKGTNYKRYNATFKSEYKRDWFTLGNNVVLSLQQSDPLYAFARGGYLGIILESIPTLSRYDETNEFGGYGKNYGDVTDIPNPLGILDRNITRRNQDNYSAYINLYAEVKLPFGLKYRFNATPDVGMIDNSAYENAYDFGLRRNSISNMTESKKTSNNLLIENLLSFDHTFGKHKMNAFVGYSYQKYHTKYIMAAGKGLPENIYEVGSATQDRVNDTWNQESALTSIMARLFYSYDNRYLITATYRRDGSSKFAKKNRYGHFPSVSLGWNIAEEHFMKNISWLDQLKLRGGYGVLGNQEIDNYLYTSTITSNINYPDGNGGLYQGAFPKKFATPDIKWEETTMTNIGIDLLLFKSRLSFNGDWYYKKTKDILLTVPIPASSGGSNDPIRNAGKIKNTGFEFSLTWNDHINKDFYYGVTLTGNAMKNEVLEMGDVDQVINGGTNYKNVSTTRTLAGYPIGGFWLIPTDGLFQSADEVKAHNKDGVLIQPNAKPGDIRFKDVNKDGKITDDDRVYCGSPFPNFTMGLNLNAGYRNFDIMIGMQGVFGNKIYNGTRLDLEGVDKGTNFLRSTLNYWTEENRNTSMPRVDWNDPNNNNRPESNRFLENGSFFRIRNVQLGYTFKDLFNSKIQKLRLYVNMENLATITSYSGYTPDVDNSASSTSRGFDNFTYPANRIFMFGVNVSF, encoded by the coding sequence ATGGAAAACAATAAGATTATGTGCAGTATATTAGTGAAAATACGCAAATATATACTCACAATTACCTTTTTTTTAGTTATTCTGCCCGTATTTGCGGAAAACAGTACTATTGATCAACAAGAACATTTTACTTTTGAATTGAAAGATACTTCTATAAAAGATGTACTTTCGTTGATAGAGAAAAAGAGTCAGTATATATTTCTTTATTACGAAACTGCGATTGATATATCTAAAAAGGTAACTTTAAAAGTTAGAGATAAATCTATTTCAGAGCTCCTTGATATATTGTTTGCAGGGAGTTCTATACACTATGAGATAAAAAATAGACAGATAATACTTAGCAAGGCTTCGGAAGTTTCTCAACAAGTAATAAAGGAAAAGAAAATAACCGGGCATGTCAGAGACAAAAACGGAGAAGCTATTATAGGTGGAAATATTTTGGTGAAAGGCTCTTCAATAGGTACGATTACGGATATGGACGGAGCGTACTCATTGAAAGTACCGGAAAATGCAATTCTAGTTGTATCGTTTATCGGTTATAAAACTAAGGAAGTGCCCGTTGGCAGACAGAATGTTATCAATATTGTGTTGTCTGATAATCAGGAAGTGTTGGATGAAGTGGTTGTCATTGGATATGGAACACAGAAAAAAGCGGATCTTACCGGTGCTGTTGCTAATATCAGTGCAGACAAATTGAGCAGCCAGAGCAATACGAATATCGGTCAAGCCCTGCAAGGAAAAATAGCCGGCGTAGATATTGTTTCTCAAGGTGGAGCTCCCGGAGCCGGTACACGTATTATGATACGTGGCATCGGTACACTGAATAATGCGACTCCGTTATATATCGTAGATGGTATGTATATGGATAATATTGATCATCTGAATCCGAATGATATTGAGAGCATTGATGTCTTGAAAGATGCTTCTTCGGCGGCAATCTATGGTTCAAGAGCTGCAAATGGGGTTGTCATTGTCACCACTAAATCCGGTTCTAACACAGAAGGGAAACCGATAATTGACCTGTCGGCGAATATAGGTGTGCAAGCGCCTGCTAAATATCTGGATATGCTGAATGCCAGTGAATGGGCCAAGGTAACCGGCAGTGCACGTGCCGCTGCAAATAAAGCGGCTTTGGATATGGCCTTGGATTTAGATTCAAAAGAAGACAATGACTGGCAACGTGTGATGATGAAACCTGCTTTGATGCAGAATTATAATGTCACCATCAAAGGAGGAACCAACTATTTTTCCTATTATACCGGACTTGGATATATGAATCAGGATGGTATAATCAAGGGGACTAACTATAAAAGATACAATGCTACTTTTAAGTCGGAATACAAACGTGATTGGTTTACTTTAGGCAATAACGTGGTGTTAAGTCTTCAACAAAGTGACCCTTTGTATGCTTTCGCGCGCGGTGGGTACTTGGGCATTATTTTAGAATCGATTCCCACATTGTCCCGTTATGATGAAACGAATGAATTCGGTGGCTATGGCAAGAACTATGGTGATGTGACGGATATTCCTAATCCTTTGGGCATTTTGGATCGTAATATAACGCGGCGGAATCAGGATAATTACTCGGCATATATCAATCTGTATGCTGAGGTTAAGCTTCCTTTTGGCTTAAAATACCGTTTTAATGCAACTCCGGATGTAGGTATGATAGACAATTCCGCTTATGAGAATGCGTATGATTTTGGTTTGCGCAGAAATTCAATTTCAAATATGACGGAGAGTAAAAAAACGTCTAATAATCTTTTGATAGAGAACCTGTTATCGTTTGATCATACTTTCGGAAAACATAAAATGAATGCATTTGTAGGCTATTCTTATCAGAAATATCATACCAAATACATTATGGCTGCCGGCAAAGGGCTGCCGGAGAATATCTATGAGGTGGGTTCTGCAACACAAGACCGTGTGAATGATACATGGAACCAAGAAAGTGCATTGACCTCTATCATGGCACGACTTTTCTATTCTTATGATAACCGTTATTTGATTACCGCCACATATCGTAGGGACGGCTCATCTAAATTTGCAAAGAAAAACCGATATGGTCATTTCCCGTCTGTTTCTTTAGGATGGAATATTGCAGAGGAACACTTTATGAAGAATATTTCCTGGCTTGACCAACTAAAGCTGAGAGGTGGTTATGGTGTTTTGGGAAATCAGGAAATAGACAACTATCTATACACAAGTACAATCACCTCAAATATTAATTATCCAGATGGAAATGGCGGATTGTATCAAGGTGCTTTTCCGAAGAAATTTGCCACTCCCGATATTAAATGGGAAGAAACTACAATGACCAATATTGGTATTGACCTTTTGTTATTTAAGAGTCGTCTGTCTTTTAATGGTGATTGGTATTATAAGAAAACAAAAGATATTTTATTAACTGTGCCTATTCCGGCTTCGTCCGGTGGTTCTAATGATCCTATCAGAAATGCAGGTAAGATAAAGAATACCGGTTTTGAATTTAGTTTGACGTGGAACGATCATATTAATAAGGATTTTTACTATGGTGTGACGCTGACAGGAAACGCTATGAAGAATGAGGTGCTTGAGATGGGGGATGTTGACCAAGTGATTAATGGTGGAACAAATTATAAGAATGTGTCCACTACCCGCACATTGGCCGGATATCCAATTGGCGGTTTTTGGTTGATTCCGACGGATGGTTTGTTTCAGTCGGCAGATGAAGTAAAAGCACATAATAAAGACGGTGTATTAATTCAACCGAATGCCAAACCGGGGGATATCCGTTTTAAGGATGTTAATAAGGACGGCAAAATAACAGATGATGATCGTGTATATTGTGGAAGTCCTTTCCCGAATTTTACGATGGGACTGAATTTGAATGCCGGATACAGAAACTTTGATATAATGATAGGTATGCAAGGCGTGTTTGGTAATAAAATATATAATGGAACTCGTTTAGACTTGGAAGGAGTGGATAAAGGTACAAATTTTCTGCGTTCTACTCTGAATTATTGGACGGAAGAGAATAGGAATACTTCTATGCCACGTGTGGACTGGAATGATCCCAATAACAACAACAGGCCCGAATCAAATAGATTTCTGGAGAACGGTTCATTCTTCCGGATTCGTAATGTACAATTGGGATATACGTTCAAAGACCTGTTTAATAGTAAAATCCAGAAATTGAGGTTGTATGTGAATATGGAGAATTTGGCAACAATTACCAGCTATAGCGGATATACTCCTGACGTAGATAACAGCGCAAGCTCTACATCCCGGGGATTTGACAATTTTACTTATCCGGCGAACAGGATATTTATGTTTGGAGTGAATGTTTCATTTTAA
- a CDS encoding RagB/SusD family nutrient uptake outer membrane protein — MKKNIILAIGFLMMFLWVGCEGKLELTNPNEVTSETFWKTESDFKKALTTCYTPLKIWNGGYYATRGLMIRLCRADDLTFRTGVDDIYTVHMFTNSNSNSAVTNMFSYFYEGIYRSNLILEKLEEKDFSEDFKKEVRGEAFFMRGLYYFFLAKEFGDVPIRLKASQNVKDFPVAKSSQADVYAQAESDFKLAAGSLPLENSKGKPTAGTANAFLGKLYVYTEQWGSAREILKPLTKSPYTYRLVDDYTWNFDEEHEYNSESIFEIIFDSAGGTDLWDDGESANSSQGTTLPVEYAAGSLGGWFMANIYPNIMPLFLQERTVDGGVDYRVKTSIAWDYPGCMYYKRPIQEVLTPAELESYWMLKYQHSTIRTQEVETEPSYINERAMRFADVLLLLAECELELPDGDIDTAIGYIDQIRTRGGNLPAYSGAKDVTSVKNELIRQRAIEFFREGERFYDLRRWGLLEQALRNIDETRASFFDPSRHYYLPIPAKELQTNPLCTQNGTW, encoded by the coding sequence ATGAAAAAAAATATAATATTGGCTATTGGTTTCTTAATGATGTTCCTTTGGGTTGGTTGTGAAGGCAAACTGGAACTTACAAATCCCAATGAAGTGACATCGGAAACATTCTGGAAGACGGAGTCGGATTTCAAGAAAGCTTTGACGACTTGTTATACACCATTGAAGATATGGAATGGAGGATATTATGCTACCCGTGGATTGATGATACGCCTTTGCCGTGCAGATGATCTCACATTTCGCACCGGAGTAGATGATATATATACTGTGCACATGTTTACGAATAGTAACTCCAATTCAGCCGTAACAAATATGTTCTCTTACTTTTATGAAGGTATTTATCGTAGCAATTTAATCCTTGAAAAGTTGGAAGAGAAAGATTTTTCTGAGGATTTCAAAAAAGAGGTCAGAGGCGAGGCTTTTTTTATGAGAGGCTTGTATTATTTCTTTTTAGCTAAAGAGTTTGGAGATGTTCCTATTCGTTTGAAAGCTTCACAGAATGTAAAAGATTTTCCTGTGGCAAAATCATCGCAGGCGGATGTGTATGCGCAAGCTGAATCGGATTTCAAATTAGCTGCCGGTTCACTGCCGTTAGAGAATAGCAAGGGAAAACCGACAGCAGGAACAGCAAACGCCTTTCTTGGAAAACTTTATGTATATACAGAACAATGGGGAAGTGCCAGAGAAATATTAAAACCATTGACTAAGAGTCCTTATACTTACCGTCTGGTAGATGACTATACGTGGAACTTTGATGAAGAACACGAATATAATTCAGAAAGTATTTTCGAGATAATCTTTGATTCTGCAGGAGGTACTGACTTGTGGGACGACGGTGAATCTGCTAATTCTTCGCAAGGAACCACTCTTCCGGTGGAATATGCGGCAGGAAGTCTTGGCGGATGGTTTATGGCAAATATATATCCTAATATCATGCCGCTATTTTTGCAGGAAAGAACAGTTGATGGTGGTGTTGATTACAGGGTCAAAACATCCATTGCATGGGATTATCCGGGATGTATGTACTATAAACGGCCTATTCAAGAAGTTCTAACTCCGGCAGAATTGGAGTCGTACTGGATGCTTAAATATCAGCATTCTACTATTCGCACCCAGGAAGTTGAAACCGAACCTTCTTATATTAATGAAAGAGCGATGCGTTTTGCTGATGTATTGCTGCTTTTGGCAGAGTGTGAACTGGAATTGCCGGACGGAGATATTGATACGGCAATCGGATATATTGACCAGATAAGAACCCGTGGCGGTAATCTTCCGGCATATAGCGGAGCCAAAGATGTAACTTCTGTTAAAAACGAGTTGATCCGTCAACGTGCTATTGAATTTTTTAGAGAAGGTGAACGCTTTTATGATTTAAGGAGATGGGGACTATTAGAACAGGCATTGCGAAACATTGATGAAACTCGTGCCTCTTTCTTTGATCCGTCTCGTCATTATTATTTGCCGATTCCGGCAAAAGAATTACAGACGAATCCTCTTTGTACCCAGAACGGGACATGGTAG
- a CDS encoding DUF4091 domain-containing protein, with amino-acid sequence MKRIINFIFAVLLSPVCLFAQGQGVTQCGTSTGQYPFPVQSYIELSDPSVPSSQQWSTMKQPCVSWGTTDVRYAKHKLPVLKVQKNISLTGWRGEKIHAQAVVWTGTDIDKLNYSFTEFKNGKGNIIPASAFSGGFVRYVMTDELNKDGRGACGSRPDHTIYDSLLVADGIDHLLEFIPMEKMSTRAVWVNCRIPQSAIPGLYKGTVEVKDGDKILSVLNMDIRVSSHTLPVPSEWTYHLDLWQNPFAVARYYQVPLWSQEHINAMRPLMKMLADAGQKVITAAIIHKPWNGQTHDYFESMVTWIRKVDGTWAFDYAVFDRWVEFMMSMGINKQINCYSMVPWELSFQYFDQASNSMQFVRTAPGESEYEEIWVAMLSSFSRHLREKDWFDICTIAMDERPMEVMQKTLKVIYKADSEFKVSLAGNFHKEIEKDLYDYCISIGQCFPEDVKVRRHTEGKWTTYYTSCAEAFPNTYTFSAPAEATWMSYYSAKNHLDGYLRWAYNSWPKEPLLDSRYKSFAAGDTYFVYPGARSSIRFEKLIEGIQDHEKITILRREFTVTGNKDGLKKIERLLSPFNLSSFPEIPAERTVNKAKRILNTL; translated from the coding sequence ATGAAGAGAATCATAAACTTTATCTTTGCTGTTTTATTATCACCTGTCTGCCTGTTTGCACAGGGGCAAGGTGTGACACAATGCGGGACTTCGACGGGGCAATATCCTTTTCCGGTACAGTCTTATATTGAGTTGTCAGATCCTTCAGTTCCCTCTTCTCAACAATGGTCAACAATGAAACAACCGTGTGTTTCTTGGGGAACTACTGATGTACGTTATGCCAAACATAAGCTTCCTGTCCTGAAAGTGCAGAAGAATATAAGTCTTACAGGTTGGCGTGGTGAAAAAATACATGCGCAAGCTGTTGTTTGGACAGGAACAGATATAGATAAACTTAACTATTCCTTTACTGAATTTAAGAACGGAAAAGGGAATATTATTCCGGCTAGTGCCTTTAGTGGTGGGTTTGTGCGCTATGTAATGACGGATGAATTAAATAAAGACGGGCGTGGAGCTTGTGGTTCCCGTCCTGACCATACTATTTATGACTCTTTGCTTGTGGCAGACGGTATAGACCATCTATTGGAATTTATACCAATGGAAAAGATGAGTACACGTGCTGTTTGGGTAAATTGTCGGATACCGCAATCAGCAATACCAGGACTCTATAAGGGGACTGTTGAGGTGAAAGATGGCGATAAGATATTGTCTGTTTTGAATATGGATATTCGCGTTTCTTCGCATACACTTCCGGTTCCTTCCGAATGGACTTATCACTTGGATCTTTGGCAGAATCCGTTTGCTGTGGCACGCTATTATCAAGTTCCTCTCTGGAGTCAGGAACATATAAATGCTATGCGCCCGCTGATGAAGATGTTGGCAGACGCAGGGCAGAAAGTTATCACGGCTGCCATCATACATAAACCTTGGAATGGGCAAACACATGATTATTTCGAAAGCATGGTTACCTGGATAAGGAAAGTGGATGGAACTTGGGCTTTTGATTATGCTGTATTTGATCGATGGGTTGAATTTATGATGAGTATGGGCATTAATAAACAGATAAACTGTTATTCTATGGTCCCATGGGAACTCTCTTTCCAGTATTTTGATCAAGCTTCCAATAGTATGCAATTCGTCCGGACCGCTCCGGGTGAATCGGAATATGAAGAGATATGGGTAGCTATGCTTTCTTCTTTTTCCAGGCATTTGCGTGAGAAAGATTGGTTTGATATCTGTACAATTGCTATGGACGAACGTCCGATGGAAGTTATGCAGAAAACCTTGAAAGTAATTTATAAAGCCGATTCGGAGTTTAAGGTTTCGCTTGCAGGCAATTTCCACAAAGAGATAGAAAAGGATTTGTATGATTATTGTATCAGTATTGGGCAGTGTTTCCCGGAAGATGTGAAGGTGCGCCGGCATACAGAGGGGAAATGGACTACCTATTATACTTCATGTGCCGAAGCATTTCCCAATACATATACTTTCTCTGCACCTGCTGAAGCTACATGGATGAGCTATTATTCTGCAAAGAATCATTTGGACGGTTATTTGCGTTGGGCGTATAACAGTTGGCCGAAAGAGCCATTATTGGATTCCCGCTACAAAAGTTTTGCGGCAGGAGATACCTATTTTGTATATCCCGGAGCACGTTCTTCTATCCGTTTTGAGAAATTGATCGAGGGTATACAGGATCATGAGAAAATAACGATTCTTCGTCGTGAATTTACAGTTACCGGGAATAAGGACGGATTGAAGAAAATAGAGCGATTATTGTCGCCGTTTAATTTGAGTAGCTTTCCCGAAATACCTGCGGAGAGAACTGTAAATAAGGCAAAGAGGATTTTAAATACATTGTAA
- a CDS encoding SGNH/GDSL hydrolase family protein: MWYRQSSSSLLFLFILMFEGMNLCAQTDWHNPLEDTSLPVQGRGWNTEIGKTYSRLPLRAKEIVRKPVWDLSQESAGLYVKFHTNAANIQVKYKVSGGLSMSHMAATGVSGVDLYTTDADGNQYWCAGRYGFNDTINYSYENLTYSNPHNRGREYCLYFPLYNKVEYLQIGVPAGCRFEFVRTSLEKPVVVYGTSIAQGACASRPGMAWTNILQRQLDTPVINLGFSGNGQLDEEVLGLIAELDASLFIIDCMPNMTGERVQLIKDRVEKAVRLIRSKRKAPILLVEHDGYMGYKVSAQKAEDFIDTNKQLQAAYHSLKGNVEGLYYMTFEELGLCMDSQVDGVHATDLGMQQYADAYSKKIKSILYPAIDSLIFKPCRQYRDANTYQWDARHEEVLKYNAEHQPEIVMIGNSITHYWGGLPFEKNRKADDVWQKLFKGKRVVNMGFGWDRLENMMWRIIHGELDGFRAKKIFMLMGTNNLQQNSDMEIVKAISQIVGIVKNKQPDAQLYVVNILPRRGFESRLSKLNHLLNARLTGGSNVRILDFSSFFLNSDGGLKEELFSDGLHPNHKGYEIISEQLAKSLK, translated from the coding sequence ATGTGGTATAGACAGTCATCATCATCATTATTGTTTTTATTTATCCTGATGTTTGAGGGTATGAATTTGTGTGCACAGACCGATTGGCATAATCCGTTGGAAGATACATCGCTGCCGGTTCAAGGAAGAGGATGGAATACAGAGATTGGCAAGACATATTCCCGATTACCTTTGCGGGCTAAAGAAATAGTGCGTAAACCGGTATGGGATTTGTCGCAGGAGAGTGCAGGCTTATACGTGAAGTTCCATACTAATGCAGCCAATATTCAGGTTAAATACAAGGTGAGTGGTGGCTTGTCTATGTCACATATGGCTGCAACCGGGGTTAGCGGAGTAGACCTCTATACAACGGATGCTGATGGCAATCAATATTGGTGTGCAGGACGGTATGGATTCAATGATACAATAAATTATTCGTATGAGAATCTGACTTATAGCAATCCGCATAATAGAGGGAGGGAGTATTGTTTGTATTTTCCTTTATATAATAAGGTAGAGTATTTGCAAATCGGAGTCCCTGCCGGGTGCAGGTTTGAATTTGTTCGTACATCCTTGGAAAAGCCGGTTGTTGTATATGGGACTTCCATTGCTCAGGGAGCTTGTGCTTCGCGTCCCGGTATGGCATGGACTAATATTTTGCAGCGTCAACTGGATACCCCTGTTATCAATTTAGGATTCTCGGGAAACGGGCAGTTGGACGAGGAAGTTCTTGGACTTATTGCTGAACTTGACGCCTCTTTGTTTATTATAGACTGTATGCCTAATATGACAGGTGAACGGGTACAGTTAATCAAGGACAGGGTGGAGAAGGCCGTCCGGCTGATAAGAAGTAAGAGGAAAGCTCCCATTTTATTGGTAGAGCATGACGGATATATGGGGTATAAGGTCTCAGCCCAAAAGGCGGAAGATTTTATAGATACTAATAAACAGTTGCAGGCGGCGTATCATTCATTGAAAGGAAATGTGGAAGGATTATACTACATGACTTTTGAGGAACTGGGATTATGTATGGACAGCCAGGTTGATGGGGTGCACGCTACGGATTTAGGCATGCAACAGTATGCAGATGCATATAGTAAAAAGATAAAGAGTATCCTTTATCCGGCAATAGATTCTCTGATTTTCAAGCCATGCCGGCAATACCGTGATGCAAATACTTACCAGTGGGATGCACGGCATGAGGAAGTTTTGAAATATAATGCAGAACACCAGCCTGAGATTGTAATGATTGGAAACTCCATTACTCATTATTGGGGTGGTCTGCCTTTTGAGAAAAACAGAAAGGCGGATGATGTTTGGCAAAAACTATTTAAAGGAAAAAGGGTTGTAAATATGGGATTTGGCTGGGACCGGCTTGAAAATATGATGTGGCGTATTATTCACGGTGAATTGGATGGTTTCCGCGCTAAGAAAATTTTCATGCTGATGGGCACAAATAATTTGCAGCAAAATTCAGACATGGAGATAGTGAAAGCTATCAGCCAGATTGTGGGAATTGTTAAAAATAAGCAGCCTGATGCACAATTATATGTTGTGAATATACTACCAAGACGTGGATTCGAATCCCGCCTGAGCAAGTTAAACCATTTGTTGAATGCCCGATTGACCGGAGGATCCAATGTACGGATATTAGATTTCTCTTCCTTTTTTCTAAATAGTGATGGTGGCCTGAAAGAGGAATTATTTTCAGACGGGCTACATCCTAACCATAAAGGGTATGAGATTATATCCGAGCAACTGGCTAAAAGTCTGAAATAG
- a CDS encoding TlpA family protein disulfide reductase, whose product MRKGFLFCVAVLCSLLSFAQNDKGDIVKTGDNMPAFTLSSAANGTVNSADLKGKVVLINIFATWCGPCQSELAEVQKTLWPKYKDNKDFRMIVIGREHTDEELTAYNKRKGFTFPIYPDPKREVTNKFATQYIPRSYLIDKEGKVISATVGYRKEEMDKLMKEIDKALK is encoded by the coding sequence ATGAGGAAAGGATTTTTATTTTGTGTAGCAGTATTATGCTCACTATTGTCGTTTGCACAGAATGACAAGGGGGATATTGTCAAAACCGGAGACAATATGCCTGCTTTCACGCTTAGTTCGGCAGCAAACGGAACGGTGAATTCCGCAGACCTGAAAGGAAAAGTTGTACTAATCAATATCTTCGCCACTTGGTGCGGCCCTTGCCAGAGCGAACTGGCGGAAGTTCAGAAAACCCTTTGGCCGAAGTATAAAGACAATAAGGATTTTCGTATGATAGTGATTGGACGTGAGCACACTGACGAAGAATTAACGGCATACAACAAACGCAAAGGATTTACATTCCCTATCTACCCGGATCCGAAACGGGAAGTCACGAATAAATTTGCCACCCAGTACATTCCCAGAAGTTACTTGATAGACAAAGAAGGGAAAGTGATATCCGCCACTGTCGGTTACCGGAAAGAGGAAATGGATAAGCTGATGAAGGAAATAGATAAAGCGCTGAAATAA
- a CDS encoding translation initiation factor — MKKNDWKDRLNVVYSTNPDFGYEMDDDEEQTTLDKGKQNLRVSIDKKNRGGKVVTLITGFIGTDNDLKELGKLLKSKCGVGGSAKDGEIIIQGDFKTKIMELLVKEGYTKTKGIGG; from the coding sequence ATGAAAAAGAATGATTGGAAAGACAGACTGAACGTAGTGTATTCAACGAATCCTGACTTCGGTTATGAGATGGATGACGACGAAGAGCAGACCACCCTTGATAAAGGCAAACAAAACCTGCGGGTTTCCATCGATAAAAAGAACCGTGGCGGAAAAGTGGTAACATTAATTACCGGATTCATTGGTACTGACAATGACCTGAAAGAACTCGGAAAGCTGTTGAAAAGCAAATGCGGAGTGGGCGGTTCGGCTAAAGACGGCGAAATCATCATACAGGGAGATTTCAAGACTAAGATTATGGAACTGCTTGTCAAAGAAGGATATACAAAGACAAAAGGTATAGGCGGTTAA